In Pygocentrus nattereri isolate fPygNat1 chromosome 30, fPygNat1.pri, whole genome shotgun sequence, the following proteins share a genomic window:
- the LOC108424739 gene encoding HMG box-containing protein 4-like isoform X2, protein MEGEVSLVAGRSQREKRRSYKDLLREEEIIDAEVRKSSKKRPKDAEGHLANSELHKKKKKKHEEDDCHYKDHGSGSHHKKKKRLLDSHGASVSSSTSPHTAVTAMGLLQAITSPTAVGSEPSPSFPKKPLYPSHHMVKEKKKENMGMPKPVKKQQQQQQQQQQQQQQQQQHIVREALPVVGEEVELEGHYGGSYEFLDDDSSSSGEDTDNGQLVIDDSFAPYSKKSKKSKKSKKKKDKERDRDREHRHKHSSKSVKKNTTNGSSDGGLYTVGRSGSHSEKKKKKDEKSRLKVEKTKKKGLTAYQIFYKEYRLSILEEQPGLEFGDLSKKLADAWKQLPEGDKQVWRERAEYLQHKRMKSESSTSKHSKHSQPKPAKDTSKSKGGASFTNVVAPATVMPAVSSVPKRAEPVVSPTQNGTALVPLAEVPSSPLRDPEVDPIDAAAHLQLLGESLSLIGRRLQETEGMVTVSGSLSVLLDSVLCALGPLACLTAQVPELNGCPPHVLSNTLDNIAYVMPGL, encoded by the exons ATGGAGGGTGAGGTGAGCCTGGTGGCAGGCCGCAGTCAGAGGGAGAAGAGGAGATCTTATAAAGACCTCCTGCGAGAAGAAGAAATCATTGATGCAGAGGTTCGCAAGTCCTCGAAGAAACGTCCAAAG GACGCAGAGGGGCACTTAGCAAACAGTGAGCTTcacaagaagaaaaagaagaagcatGAGGAAGATGATTGTCACTACAAAG ACCATGGCTCTGGGTCACACcacaagaagaagaaaagacttTTGGACAGTCATGGTGCATCCGTGtcctcctccacctctccacACACTGCTGTGACTGCCATGGGCCTCCTCCAAGCCATCACTTCCCCCACGGCCGTGGGCTCTGAGCCCAGCCCCTCATTTCCCAAGAAACCTTTGTACCCCTCCCACCACATGgttaaggagaaaaaaaaagagaatatgGGGATGCCCAAGCCTGtgaagaaacaacaacaacaacaacaacaacaacaacaacagcagcagcagcagcagcagcacatagTGCGAGAGGCACTGCCTGTGGTTGGAGAGGAAGTGGAGTTGGAAG GGCACTATGGGGGTTCGTATGAATTTCTGGACGATGACAGCTCCTCTTCGGGGGAGGACACAGATAACGGGCAGCTTGTCATTGACGACTCTTTTGCTCCGTATAGCAAGAAGAGcaaaaagagcaagaaaagcaagaagaagaaggataaagagagagacagagatagagagcacaggcataaacacagcagcaaaagcgtgaagaaaaacacaa CCAATGGCAGTTCCGATGGTGGGTTATACACTGTAGGACGGTCAGGATCTCACagtgagaagaaaaagaagaaagatgaGAAGTCCAGGTTAAAGGTAGAGAAG ACAAAGAAGAAAGGGCTCACAGCATATCAGATCTTCTATAAGGAATATCGGTTGAGCATCCTAGAGGAACAGCCAGGTCTAG AATTTGGGGACTTGAGTAAGAAGTTGGCAGACGCTTGGAAGCAGCTCCCTGAGGGAGATAAACAG GTGTGGAGGGAAAGGGCGGAGTATCTTCAGCACAAGAGGATGAAGTCAGAGTCCAGTACAagtaaacacagcaaacacagccAGCCCAAACCTGCCAAAGACACCAGCAAATCAAAAG GTGGTGCGTCATTCACAAACGTGGTTGCCCCTGCAACAGTAATGCCAGCAGTATCAAGTGTGCCGAAGAGAGCGGAGCCAGTAGTCTCCCCGACGCAGAACGGTACAGCTCTGGTTCCATTAGCTGAAGTCCCATCCTCCCCTCTCAGAGACCCAGAAGTGGACCCCATCGATGCCGCTGCACACTTGCAGCTGCTGGGGGAATCACTCTCTCTGATTGGTCGCAGGCTGCAGGAAACCGAG GGTATGGTGACGGTGtcaggctctctctctgttcttttggATTCTGTGCTGTGTGCTCTCGGTCCTTTGGCGTGTCTCACCGCTCAGGTGCCAGAACTCAATGGCTGCCCTCCGCACGTACTG TCAAACACTCTGGACAATATAGCCTATGTCATGCCTGGACTCTGA
- the LOC108424739 gene encoding HMG box-containing protein 4-like isoform X1 translates to MGILSHTVMEGEVSLVAGRSQREKRRSYKDLLREEEIIDAEVRKSSKKRPKDAEGHLANSELHKKKKKKHEEDDCHYKDHGSGSHHKKKKRLLDSHGASVSSSTSPHTAVTAMGLLQAITSPTAVGSEPSPSFPKKPLYPSHHMVKEKKKENMGMPKPVKKQQQQQQQQQQQQQQQQQHIVREALPVVGEEVELEGHYGGSYEFLDDDSSSSGEDTDNGQLVIDDSFAPYSKKSKKSKKSKKKKDKERDRDREHRHKHSSKSVKKNTTNGSSDGGLYTVGRSGSHSEKKKKKDEKSRLKVEKTKKKGLTAYQIFYKEYRLSILEEQPGLEFGDLSKKLADAWKQLPEGDKQVWRERAEYLQHKRMKSESSTSKHSKHSQPKPAKDTSKSKGGASFTNVVAPATVMPAVSSVPKRAEPVVSPTQNGTALVPLAEVPSSPLRDPEVDPIDAAAHLQLLGESLSLIGRRLQETEGMVTVSGSLSVLLDSVLCALGPLACLTAQVPELNGCPPHVLSNTLDNIAYVMPGL, encoded by the exons ATGGGAATTTTATCCCACACTGTG ATGGAGGGTGAGGTGAGCCTGGTGGCAGGCCGCAGTCAGAGGGAGAAGAGGAGATCTTATAAAGACCTCCTGCGAGAAGAAGAAATCATTGATGCAGAGGTTCGCAAGTCCTCGAAGAAACGTCCAAAG GACGCAGAGGGGCACTTAGCAAACAGTGAGCTTcacaagaagaaaaagaagaagcatGAGGAAGATGATTGTCACTACAAAG ACCATGGCTCTGGGTCACACcacaagaagaagaaaagacttTTGGACAGTCATGGTGCATCCGTGtcctcctccacctctccacACACTGCTGTGACTGCCATGGGCCTCCTCCAAGCCATCACTTCCCCCACGGCCGTGGGCTCTGAGCCCAGCCCCTCATTTCCCAAGAAACCTTTGTACCCCTCCCACCACATGgttaaggagaaaaaaaaagagaatatgGGGATGCCCAAGCCTGtgaagaaacaacaacaacaacaacaacaacaacaacaacagcagcagcagcagcagcagcacatagTGCGAGAGGCACTGCCTGTGGTTGGAGAGGAAGTGGAGTTGGAAG GGCACTATGGGGGTTCGTATGAATTTCTGGACGATGACAGCTCCTCTTCGGGGGAGGACACAGATAACGGGCAGCTTGTCATTGACGACTCTTTTGCTCCGTATAGCAAGAAGAGcaaaaagagcaagaaaagcaagaagaagaaggataaagagagagacagagatagagagcacaggcataaacacagcagcaaaagcgtgaagaaaaacacaa CCAATGGCAGTTCCGATGGTGGGTTATACACTGTAGGACGGTCAGGATCTCACagtgagaagaaaaagaagaaagatgaGAAGTCCAGGTTAAAGGTAGAGAAG ACAAAGAAGAAAGGGCTCACAGCATATCAGATCTTCTATAAGGAATATCGGTTGAGCATCCTAGAGGAACAGCCAGGTCTAG AATTTGGGGACTTGAGTAAGAAGTTGGCAGACGCTTGGAAGCAGCTCCCTGAGGGAGATAAACAG GTGTGGAGGGAAAGGGCGGAGTATCTTCAGCACAAGAGGATGAAGTCAGAGTCCAGTACAagtaaacacagcaaacacagccAGCCCAAACCTGCCAAAGACACCAGCAAATCAAAAG GTGGTGCGTCATTCACAAACGTGGTTGCCCCTGCAACAGTAATGCCAGCAGTATCAAGTGTGCCGAAGAGAGCGGAGCCAGTAGTCTCCCCGACGCAGAACGGTACAGCTCTGGTTCCATTAGCTGAAGTCCCATCCTCCCCTCTCAGAGACCCAGAAGTGGACCCCATCGATGCCGCTGCACACTTGCAGCTGCTGGGGGAATCACTCTCTCTGATTGGTCGCAGGCTGCAGGAAACCGAG GGTATGGTGACGGTGtcaggctctctctctgttcttttggATTCTGTGCTGTGTGCTCTCGGTCCTTTGGCGTGTCTCACCGCTCAGGTGCCAGAACTCAATGGCTGCCCTCCGCACGTACTG TCAAACACTCTGGACAATATAGCCTATGTCATGCCTGGACTCTGA
- the LOC108424738 gene encoding heme oxygenase-like yields the protein MEVDKKTLQTEKTQITDCDLSEQIKAVTKESHSRAENTQLMLAYQRGQVTLPQYKLLLCSLYKIYEALEEELDRNCSHDGVAPIYFPQELARLESLKKDLEHFYGQNWREQLVVPAATLRYAQRLREIGKDHPEYLVAHAYTRYLGDLSGGQVLGRITQKSLGLKSGEGLVFFTFPAVSSPNLFKQLYRSRMNSIELTAEQREGVLQEAIRAFQFNIEVFDELQNLLSISETKELRQRHKTPSTKTPEAKSAQSLRLSPSLASSSQLLRMLLGVCVALAVGMGIYAF from the exons ATGGAAGTAGATAAGAAGACTCTGCAGACCGAGAAGACCCAGATCACAGACTG TGATCTGTCAGAGCAGATAAAAGCGGTGACTAAAGAAAGCCACAGCCGAGCTGAGAACACGCAGCTGATGCTGGCCTACCAGAGGGGACAGGTCACTTTGCCGCAGTATAAG cTGCTGCTGTGTTCTTTGTATAAGATCTACGAGGCTCTGGAAGAGGAACTGGACAGGAACTGCTCACATGATGGTGTTGCCCCGATTTACTTTCCCCAGGAACTGGCCAGGCTGGAGTCCCTCAAGAAGGACCTGGAGCATTTTTATGGTCAGAACTGGAGAGAGCAGCTTGTTGTACCAGCCGCTACACTGAGATACGCTCAGAGACTAAGAGAG ATCGGAAAGGATCATCCTGAGTACCTGGTGGCTCACGCTTACACTCGTTACCTTGGCGACCTGTCAGGTGGTCAGGTGTTGGGCCGCATTACCCAAAAGTCTCTGGGGCTGAAGAGCGGAGAGGGCTTGGTGTTCTTCACATTCCCAGCCGTGAGCAGCCCGAATCTGTTCAAGCAGCTGTACAGGAGCAGAATGAACAGCATTGAGCTGAcggcagagcagagagagggtgTGCTGCAGGAGGCCAtcagagccttccagttcaacATCGAG GTGTTCGATGAACTACAGAACTTGTTGAGCATCTCAGAAACGAAAGAGCTCAGGCAGAGACACAAAACGCCCAGCACAAAGACTCCAG AAGCCAAATCAGCCCAGAGTTTACGCTTGTCCCCCTCTCTGGCCTCCAGCTctcagctgctcaggatgctcctCGGAGTGTGCGTAGCTCTGGCAGTCGGCATGGGAATCTATGCATTTTAA